In Cicer arietinum cultivar CDC Frontier isolate Library 1 chromosome 7, Cicar.CDCFrontier_v2.0, whole genome shotgun sequence, a single window of DNA contains:
- the LOC101493893 gene encoding BTB/POZ domain-containing protein At5g66560, whose protein sequence is MSSAEKPSSKGQAWFCTTGLPSDIVVEVDDMTFHLHKFPLMSKSQKLHNLITQQEAEAATNSTVPQEDEDEDEIVEEQCHVTFTSFPGGSEAFEMAAKFCYGVKMELSPSNVASLRCAGEFLEMTEEYSEDNLISKTERFFSQHVFNSIGDSIKTLKTCERLMPMADELGITERCIDSVISRASSADPALFGWPVSDAVASASKQILWNGIDSAGRRTAAGESWFEDLALLRLPLFKRLILAMRDAEINPEIIETCVMYYAKKYIPGVSRSSRKPLPSSVSSETEQKEILETLVSNLPPEKNLNSSTATRFLFGLLRTANILNASEACRNVLEKKIGLQLEEATLDDLLVPSYSYLNETLYDVDCVERILVYFLNSFEARNAVADATVEVSDAATSSPAMMLVGKLIDGYLSEIASDANLKPERFYNFAISLPDQARLFDDGLYRAVDVYLKAHPWVSESEREKICGLLDCQKLTLEACTHAAQNERLPLRAVVQVLFFEQLQLRHAIAETLMAAETGAETGRNSAALDREEENGGGNLQLGLVSEHVQEGSSTWRVAVRENQVLRLDMDSMRTRVHQLERECSSMKRVIEKIEKPAANGGGWRASLGRKLGCKFKTQVCDSHESAVVDTRKGRHRNPQQQHPHHE, encoded by the exons ATGTCATCTGCAGAAAAACCCAGCTCCAAAGGGCAAGCATG GTTCTGCACAACTGGGTTGCCAAGTGACATTGTGGTTGAAGTGGATGACATGACCTTTCATCTTCACAAG TTTCCGTTGATGTCAAAAAGCCAAAAGCTTCACAACCTTATAACCCAGCAAGAAGCAGAAGCAGCTACAAACTCCACAGTCCCACAGGAAGATGAAGACGAAGACGAAATCGTGGAAGAACAGTGTCACGTGACGTTCACGAGTTTCCCCGGCGGCTCTGAAGCATTCGAGATGGCGGCTAAATTCTGTTACGGCGTTAAAATGGAACTATCACCTTCCAATGTAGCTTCACTCCGTTGCGCAGGCGAGTTTCTCGAAATGACAGAAGAATACTCTGAGGATAATCTCATTTCCAAAACGGAGAGGTTTTTCTCTCAGCATGTTTTCAATAGCATTGGTGACTCCATCAAAACCCTAAAAACCTGCGAGCGATTGATGCCTATGGCGGACGAATTGGGAATCACGGAGAGGTGCATCGATTCCGTTATCTCCAGAGCTTCTTCGGCGGATCCTGCGTTGTTTGGTTGGCCGGTGAGCGACGCCGTTGCTTCCGCATCTAAACAGATCCTTTGGAATGGAATTGATTCCGCCGGGAGGAGAACCGCCGCCGGAGAGTCCTGGTTTGAAGATCTGGCGCTTCTGCGTTTGCCTCTGTTCAAGAGATTGATTCTCGCGATGAGAGACGCGGAGATTAATCCTGAAATTATCGAGACTTGTGTAATGTATTACGCAAAGAAGTACATTCCCGGTGTTTCGAGATCGAGTCGGAAACCGTTACCGTCGTCGGTGTCATCAGAGACAGAACAGAAAGAGATTCTGGAAACTTTGGTTTCGAATCTTCCACCGGAGAAGAATTTGAATTCTTCTACGGCGACGAGGTTTCTGTTCGGATTGCTACGAACCGCGAACATATTGAACGCTTCGGAAGCATGTAGAAACGTTTTAGAGAAGAAGATAGGGTTACAGCTTGAAGAAGCCACACTCGATGATCTTCTAGTTCCGAGCTACTCCTATCTGAACGAAACACTTTACGACGTTGATTGCGTTGAAAggattttagtttattttctaAATAGCTTCGAAGCAAGAAACGCCGTCGCCGACGCAACAGTTGAAGTGAGTGACGCCGCGACGAGTTCACCGGCGATGATGCTCGTCGGAAAACTCATCGACGGATATTTATCCGAAATAGCTTCGGATGCGAATCTTAAGCCAGAGAGATTCTACAATTTCGCAATCTCTCTTCCGGATCAGGCAAGACTCTTCGACGACGGTCTCTACCGCGCTGTTGATGTTTATCTCAAG GCACATCCATGGGTTTCGGAATCGGAGAGGGAGAAAATTTGCGGATTACTCGACTGTCAGAAACTAACACTAGAAGCGTGCACACACGCGGCACAGAACGAGAGACTTCCACTGCGCGCGGTGGTTCAAGTGCTTTTCTTCGAGCAACTTCAGCTACGTCACGCCATTGCAGAGACACTGATGGCAGCGGAGACGGGTGCGGAAACAGGGCGTAACTCGGCTGCGCTAGATCGCGAAGAGGAAAATGGAGGGGGAAATTTACAGTTAGGGTTAGTTTCAGAGCACGTGCAAGAAGGGAGCAGCACGTGGCGTGTAGCGGTGAGGGAGAATCAGGTGCTGCGTTTGGATATGGATAGCATGAGGACGCGGGTGCATCAGTTGGAACGTGAGTGTTCCTCGATGAAGAGAGTGATTGAGAAGATTGAAAAACCCGCCGCAAACGGCGGTGGATGGAGGGCGTCGCTCGGACGGAAGCTTGGTTGTAAGTTTAAAACTCAGGTTTGTGATTCGCATGAATCAGCGGTTGTTGATACGCGCAAGGGACGCCATCGTAACCCGCAGCAGCAGCATCCTCATCATGAATAA